The Drosophila innubila isolate TH190305 chromosome 3R unlocalized genomic scaffold, UK_Dinn_1.0 2_E_3R, whole genome shotgun sequence genome has a segment encoding these proteins:
- the LOC117790210 gene encoding glutathione-specific gamma-glutamylcyclotransferase 1, with the protein MAHFSGHQPPTEVPAHFKSLFTNGKLGDDDDNNNNGNRNNNNNNDDNNNQENRPDNNNDDIASCWVFGYGSLCWIPGFSYNKCITGYIRGYVRRFWQGNVTHRGTENEPGRVATLVEDKEGITWGCAYRITGSTALEYLKQRECTLGGYATLETKFFPRVASHDTPFGGEAVEVLVYVATPENRHWLGDAPLEVIAQQIANCRGPSGHNAEYLLRLALFMHEEIPGVRDEHLFELERLVLEEIYRKDIPLSSVMGRNPDRIRRDSHEDVRRPPSFEFTSRIPDTKLRCLNI; encoded by the exons ATGGCACATTTTAGTGGACATCAGCCGCCCACAGAGGTACCCGCCCATTTTAAGAGTCTGTTTACGAATGGTAAACTGGGCGACGAcgatgacaataacaacaacggaaaccgcaacaacaataacaacaacgatgacaaCAATAATCAGGAGAATCGGCCAGATAATAACAATGACGATATAGCCTCATGCTGGGTTTTTGGATATGGTTCTCTTTGCTGGATTCCGGGTTTTAGCTACAACAAGTGTATTACTGGCTATATTCGAGGCTACGTCCGACGCTTTTGGCAGGGCAACGTAACACATCGGGGCACAGAAAACGAG CCTGGACGTGTCGCAACACTTGTGGAAGACAAAGAG GGCATCACATGGGGCTGTGCGTACAGAATAACGGGCTCAACGGCTCTAGAGTATCTTAAGCAACGCGAGTGCACACTTG GTGGCTATGCGACACTCGAAACAAAATTCTTTCCCCGCGTCGCTTCGCATGACACACCCTTTGGTGGAGAGGCCGTCGAGGTGTTGGTCTATGTGGCAACGCCGGAGAATCGACATTGGCTTGGTGATGCACCATTGGAAGTGATAGCACAACAAATCGCTAATTGTCGCGGTCCTAGTGGCCATAATGCGGAATATCTGCTGCGCTTGGCACTTTTCATGCACGAGGAGATTCCGGGAGTGCGGGATGAACATTTATTCGAGCTGGAGCGATTAGTGCTGGAGGAGATTTATCGCAAAGATATCCCACTGTCGTCTGTAATGGGTCGCAATCCTGACCGCATACGACGCGACTCACACGAGGATGTTCGCCGCCCGCCATCTTTCGAGTTCACATCCCGAATACCGGACACCAAGCTTCGTTGTCTGAATATTTGA